A window of the Brassica napus cultivar Da-Ae chromosome C5, Da-Ae, whole genome shotgun sequence genome harbors these coding sequences:
- the LOC106395267 gene encoding protein HEADING DATE 3B, giving the protein MGGMKDEANRITIPPLFPRAHVNDTGRGGLPQPFAGKSKRYPLPSPTNKICDSPSTLSLSLAPQANNTRLHGRPEKSQFTQICNTSPASKFEGKVNHPSARGSSVTNTKSSSIIQNEYHFKNLTNLDSLKVPLVRRSETNPQANTDLSLQFCNSSSCIDGGGGVAAGSKVALNNLHIRELLLQDESKRGSLNMMKTQLYRRRALDVFNIETQKKLKTVPPREQDVSDSSAIDSLSGIGASSNDVARVIGDKMFWKMRTYMINQQKIFAAQVFELHRLIMVQKMVAKSPNLVLESKLNGLRRGTMVASKVKKPNTENHKPVTEEYPEHMKPKLPLPSITNELMKPIWQQQLLPPPGNQWLVPVMSPSEGLVYKPYAGPCPPPPSAFMVPIYGQDSPNTSAFKFPVSTQFSHNYFPQPNARTAVLDQTNPFGQLQRWSSTSSHMTQAIPFSLKKSQESNDSDVHGSTASSPPEKPKFDVLPLFPTEPTHHNDEHEHEQKQQPLHRAIKAIPHNSTSASESAARIFRSIQEERRDSDHMNS; this is encoded by the exons ATGGGAGGAATGAAAGATGAGGCAAATAGGATAACAATTCCTCCATTGTTCCCAAGAGCTCATGTCAATGATACTGGAAGAGGAGGCTTGCCTCAGCCATTTGCTGGCAAATCAAAACGTTACCCTCTTCCTTCTCCGACCAACAAGATCTGTGATTCTCCTTCCACACTCTCTCTGTCTCTTGCTCCCCAAGCCAACAACACCCGTCTC CATGGTCGACCTGAAAAGAGTCAGTTTACACAAATCTGCAACACTTCTCCAGCATCAAAGTTTGAGGGGAAGGTGAATCATCCAAGTGCCAGAGGATCATCAGTTACTAATACTAAGTCTAGTTCAATAATACAAAATGAGTACCATTTCAAGAACCTTACCAACTTGGATTCTCTTAAGGTTCCTCTAGTTAGACGCTCGGAAACAAATCCACAAGCAAACACAGATTTATCACTCCAGTTTTGTAATAGTAGTAGCTGCATAGATGGAGGAGGTGGAGTAGCTGCTGGTTCCAAGGTTGCCCTGAACAATCTTCACATTCGAGAATTACTTTTGCAAGATGAAAGCAAGAGAGGGTCTCTTAACATGATGAAAACTCAGTTGTATAGGAGAAGAGCCCTTGATGTATTTAACATTGAAACTCAAAAAAAGCTCAAAACTGTGCCTCCACGTGAACAAGATGTCTCAGACTCTTCTGCAATAGACTCTTTGTCTGGTATCGGTGCTTCATCTAATGATGTTGCTAGAGTGATAGGTGACAAGATGTTTTGGAAGATGAGAACTTATATGATCAA CCAGCAGAAGATCTTTGCAGCACAAGTCTTTGAGCTTCATAGGCTGATAATG GTTCAAAAGATGGTTGCAAAATCACCAAACCTGGTTCTTGAAAGTAAGCTTAATGGCCTAAGAAGGGGTACAATGGTTGCTTCAAAGGTTAAGAAACCAAACACAGAGAATCACAAACCTGTAACCGAAGAATATCCAGAACATATGAAACCAAAGCTTCCTCTGCCTTCCATAACCAACGAGCTTATGAAACCGATTTGGCAACAACAGCTACTTCCTCCTCCTGGAAACCAATGGTTAGTTCCGGTAATGTCTCCTTCAGAAGGTCTGGTCTATAAACCATACGCAGGACCATGTCCTCCTCCTCCCTCAGCCTTCATGGTTCCAATCTATGGACAAGATTCGCCCAACACATCAGCATTCAAGTTCCCTGTTTCTACTCAGTTTAGCCACAACTACTTCCCGCAGCCTAACGCTAGGACAGCAGTACTTGACCAGACAAACCCGTTTGGTCAGCTTCAAAGATGGTCTAGCACATCGAGCCACATGACTCAAGCCATTCCATTTTCTTTAAAGAAGTCTCAGGAATCTAATGACAGTGATGTACATGGAAGTACAGCTTCAAGTCCACCAGAGAAGCCTAAATTCGATGTACTTCCTCTATTTCCTACAGAGCCTACTCATCACAATGATGAGCATGAGCATGAGCAGAAACAGCAACCTCTGCACCGTGCCATTAAAGCCATTCCTCATAATTCAACATCAGCCTCTGAATCTGCTGCAAGAATTTTCCGTTCCATTCAAGAAGAAAGGAGGGACTCAGATCATATGAatagttag
- the BNACNNG31370D gene encoding glycosyltransferase BC10 — MGKGEGVKDTSASNLRPTNQCRSLLPMRVLQVFLMLVVLALGISVVSMHMIKYLKVQTLAPTTLISTSDEITTLERFIKPPSSVWHSMNDSDLLWLASMEPRRYDHPFKRVPKMAFMFLTKGPLPFAPLWERFFKGHEGFYSIYVHTLPDYKSDVPSSSVFYRRQIPSQHVAWGEMSMCEAERRLLANALLDISNEWFVLLSEACIPLRGFEFIYNYVSKSIYSFMGSADEDGPYGRGRYSYAMGPEVQLSQWRKGSQWFEINRELALYIVEDINYYHKFKEFCRPPCYVDEHYFPTMLSIRYSHLLAKRTLTWTDWSKGGPHPTLFGKSVITEMFLKMIQEGQSCLYNDQKSQVCYLFARKFAPSALEPLLKLAPKVLGF, encoded by the exons ATGGGGAAGGGGGAAGGGGTTAAAGATACATCAGCTTCTAATTTAAGACCTACAAACCAATGTAGGTCTCTTTTACCAATGCGGGTGCTTCAGGTTTTCTTGATGCTCGTTGTTTTGGCTCTTGGAATCTCAGTCGTTAGCATGCACATGATCAAGTACTTGAAGGTTCAAACTTTGGCTCCTACCACATTGATCTCTACGAGTGATGAGATAACTACATTGGAGAGATTTATCAAGCCTCCATCGAGTGTTTGGCACTCCATGAATGACTCCGACCTTCTTTGGCTTGCATCTATGGAGCCACGGAGATATGACCACCCTTTTAAAAGGGTTCCTAAAATGGCATTCATGTTTCTCACCAAAGGTCCATTACCATTTGCTCCACTTTGGGAAAGGTTTTTCAAAGGGCATGAAGGGTTTTACTCAATATACGTTCACACATTGCCAGATTATAAATCGGATGTCCCTAGCTCATCTGTGTTTTACAGAAGACAGATCCCAAGTCAG CATGTGGCTTGGGGAGAGATGAGTATGTGTGAAGCTGAGAGAAGGCTTTTGGCTAATGCGTTACTGGATATCTCTAATGAATGGTTTGTTTTGCTCTCTGAAGCTTGCATTCCTCTCCGCGGTTTCGAGTTCATCTACAATTATGTCTCCAAATCAATATATAGTTTCATGGGTTCTGCTGACGAGGACGGGCCTTACGGAAGAGGCAGGTACAGCTATGCAATGGGACCAGAAGTCCAACTAAGCCAGTGGAGAAAAGGGTCTCAGTGGTTTGAAATCAACAGAGAACTTGCTCTTTACATTGTTGAAGACATCAATTACTATCACAAATTCAAAGAGTTTTGTAGACCTCCTTGTTATGTGGATGAACATTACTTCCCAACAATGCTATCTATTAGATATTCTCATTTGCTGGCGAAGAGGACATTAACTTGGACAGATTGGTCAAAAGGTGGTCCTCATCCGACTCTTTTTGGGAAGTCTGTTATAACAGAGATGTTTCTCAAGATGATTCAGGAAGGTCAGTCCTGCTTATACAATGATCAGAAATCTCAAGTGTGTTATCTCTTTGCAAGAAAGTTTGCTCCAAGTGCATTGGAGCCATTACTCAAACTTGCACCAAAGGTTCTTGGGTTCTAA
- the LOC106396651 gene encoding uncharacterized RNA methyltransferase BH0687, whose amino-acid sequence MKMTNSPFITTSEKVAFEHSPTSTPMLATAPAHALRLRYVAPSRLWFHKFRCSSSSSSSAVPLANLSDSELSGGNNTLKANEDKNNSEKKTAPYYPKRGQTVELVCESLGFKGKGICKVDGTGFVVMCDRALPGERFLGRVTRRKGSYAEVTKIKTLTPHRDLVEAPCEYASYCGGCKAQNLSYEAQLRAKEEQVHELITHVGRFSDNNPGLETVLKPIVPCDIQFNYRNKMEFSFGPQRWLPVEMLHEREDGPMSFALGLHAPGFFDKVLNVDKCLLQSEPANMVLAAVQDCWRDPELNLSPYNARSHAGFLKHLMLRTGRNVETGSQELMVNFVTSSYKPELLKPLVDKVSSIPEVVSIMNNVNSSVGNTSVGEQEYTLYGKETIADVLRGLTFQISANSFFQTNTHQAEVLYKLIEECAGLKGDGSEVVLDLFCGTGTIGLTLARRAKHVYGYEVVPQAITDAHKNAQINGIENATFIQGDLNKIGEDFGSNFPKPDIVISDPNRPGMHMKLIKFLLNLKSPRIIYVSCNPATCARDLDYLCHGVEEKNIKGCYKLMSVQPVDMFPHTPHIECVCLLELS is encoded by the exons ATGAAGATGACCAATTCACCCTTTATCACAACATCTGAGAAAGTCGCTTTCGAGCACTCCCCCACATCGACCCCAATGTTAGCCACGGCTCCTGCTCATGCCCTCAGGCTCAGGTACGTGGCTCCCTCGCGCTTGTGGTTTCATAAGTtccgatgctcctcctcctcctcctcctccgcggTTCCTCTCGCTAACCTCTCTGATTCTGAGCTCTCCGGCGGTAACAACACACTGAAGGCGAACGAAGACAAGAACAACAGCGAGAAGAAAACGGCGCCGTATTACCCGAAACGAGGGCAGACGGTGGAGCTTGTCTGCGAGAGTTTGGGGTTTAAGGGAAAAGGAATCTGCAAGGTCGATGGCACTGGCTTCGTCGTCATGTGCGACCGTGCGCTTCCCGGCGAGCGTTTTCTCGGCCGCGTCACTCGCCGCAAAGGCAGCTACGCCGAG gTGACAAAGATCAAGACTTTAACTCCACACCGTGACTTGGTAGAAGCTCCATGTGAGTACGCTTCCTACTGTGGTGGTTGCAAAGCTCAGAATCTCTCCTACGAAGCTCAGCTTAGAGCtaaagaagaacaagttcatgAGCTCATCACTCATGTCGGAAGGTTCTCTGATAATAATCCAGGTCTCGAGACTGTCTTGAAGCCTATTGTTCCTTGTGATATCCAGTTCAATTACCGTAACAAG ATGGAATTTTCATTTGGTCCACAAAGATGGCTTCCTGTTGAAATGTTGCACGAGAGAGAAGATGGTCCTATGAGCTTTGCGTTGGGGCTACACGCTCCTGGGTTTTTTGACAAGGTTTTGAATGTCGACAAGTGCTTGTTACAAAGCGAGCCTGCAAACATG GTTCTTGCTGCTGTTCAAGATTGCTGGAGAGATCCTGAACTAAATCTTTCGCCCTATAATGCTCGTTCACATGCCGGGTTTCTTAAACATTTGATGCTTAGAACTGGAAG GAATGTGGAGACTGGTTCACAAGAACTCATGGTCAATTTTGTGACATCCTCTTATAAGCCAGAGCTGTTGAAGCCCCTGGTTGATAAAGTCTCATCAATTCCGGAAGTG GTAAGCATCATGAACAATGTAAATTCCTCTGTTGGAAATACATCTGTTGGGGAACAAGAGTATACACTTTACGGTAAAGAAACAATCGCAGACGTCTTGAGAGGCCTTACCTTCCAAATCTCAGCCAACTCTTTCTTTCAGACTAACACTCATCAG GCTGAAGTTCTGTATAAGCTAATTGAGGAATGTGCTGGACTTAAAGGAGATGGCTCAGAAGTGGTGCTTGATCTTTTCTGTGGAACTGGTACAATTGGTCTTACACTTGCCAGAAG GGCGAAGCATGTGTATGGTTATGAAGTAGTTCCACAGGCAATAACAGATGCACACAAGAATGCTCAAATAAACGGCATAGAGAATGCAACATTCATCCAAGGGGATCTTAATAAAATAGGAGAGGATTTTGGGAGCAATTTTCCTAAACCTGATATCGTTATTTCTg atccCAATCGGCCTGGTATGCACATGAAGTTGATCAAGTTTCtgctaaaccttaaatctccaCGGATCATATATGTTTCATGTAATCCTGCAACCTGCGCTAGGGATCTTGATTATCTTTGTCATGGCGTG GAGGAGAAGAATATAAAGGGGTGCTACAAACTGATGAGTGTGCAGCCAGTGGATATGTTCCCTCACACTCCTCACATCGAATGTGTCTGCTTGCTTGAGCTTTCTTGA
- the LOC111206422 gene encoding uncharacterized protein LOC111206422 encodes MSVKRQASERKNNGSNKSSYYRCLSFSFTESSTDGKKKPSSLSRMDSKKLKAGIVKWAKRVAAYARQLSSKKR; translated from the coding sequence ATGTCTGTGAAGAGACAGGCTTCAGAGAGAAAGAACAATGGAAGCAACAAGTCAAGTTACTATCGATGCTTGTCATTCTCGTTCACGGAGTCATCAACGGATGGGAAGAAGAAACCATCGTCTTTGAGTCGTATGGATTCTAAGAAGCTAAAGGCAGGTATTGTGAAGTGGGCAAAGCGTGTTGCGGCTTACGCTCGTCAACTTAGCTCAAAAAAAAGGTAA
- the LOC106396650 gene encoding uncharacterized protein At1g51745 yields the protein MGSSDERNSKAIDASVGGLVWVRRRNGSWWPGRIMAHHEVPDDTIVSPKSGTPIKLLGREDAGVDWYNLEKSKRVKAFRCGEYDACIETAKATATGASKKPVKYARREDAIVHALEIENALLVGKDEKASTSSDSTEGALQSSVSCEKTSNGESSKVLPLSGKRSKTTPSDSEDDGSAGNKRMRGLEDLGVSIGSNGEANKQENDEEDISDSMPNGVLANGTSRGSSPSMKGIKRSPVVNANENSKKKNQRPRPPAKVLESTATASVPVSENKVSAVINNNNSDSNGVSCENDDVTLNASQVMMHNKAKETEISSISVSAKDEVFDVPLLGEEKHSAGTSEAAFTFSHTKALALVSEPTRQCDDVVKTEGCNGFACISPSALLINGIEDITSKWQIKGKRNPRQMSKKQEERRLAYAEEANNNSLPHCSLSDQNPHGVHFSGMGRNSQLYDVKIEEKGSYKPRNVPMISLMSKLDGEAIVGHPLTLEVLQDGSCDRILCSHIKSLVVPMVAGDAKPKPSWKNKSKKKKPHIPPHKSSKSKKASSLSIKTRCLSALSGKKLTVSSKKKVMIEKTREGIVSCIPLKVVFSRINEAVKGSARQVHRALPSSGNNTT from the exons ATGGGGAGTAGTGATGAGCGAAACAGTAAGGCGATTGATGCCTCCGTTGGAGGTTTGGTTTGGGTCCGACGCCGCAACGGGTCCTGGTGGCCGGGTCGGATCATGGCTCATCACGAGGTTCCTGATGATACCATCGTTTCTCCCAAATCAGGCACACCTATTAAGCTTCTAGGTCGTGAAGATGCTGGCGT GGATTGGTATAATCTTGAAAAGTCCAAGAGGGTGAAGGCGTTTCGTTGTGGGGAGTATGATGCCTGTATTGAGACTGCTAAGGCTACTGCCACTGGTGCTAGTAAGAAGCCTGTCAAGTATGCTCGACGGGAAGACGCCATTGTCCATGCTCTCGAGATCGAGAATGCCCTCCTTGTTGGAAAAGATGAGAAGGCAAGCACGTCTTCTGACTCGACTGAAGGTGCGTTGCAGTCTAGTGTGTCTTGCGAAAAGACTAGTAATGGCGAATCTTCAAAGGTGCTGCCTTTGTCAGGAAAGAGGAGTAAAACAACACCTAGTGACTCCGAAGATGATGGGAGTGCAGGAAACAAACGAATGAGAGGCCTTGAGGATCTTGGAGTTAGTATAGGATCAAACGGAGAGGCTAATAAGCAGGAAAATGATGAAGAAGACATCAGTGATTCTATGCCGAATGGGGTTCTTGCAAATGGTACTAGCAGGGGTAGCTCTCCGTCAATGAAAGGTATAAAAAGGTCACCAGTTGTCAATGCTAATGAGAACtctaaaaagaaaaaccaaCGACCGCGGCCACCGGCAAAAGTGTTAGAGAGTACTGCTACGGCTTCTGTTCCTGTCTCTGAAAACAAAGTTTCTGCTGTAATCAACAATAATAACTCTGACAGCAATGGGGTTTCGTGTGAGAATGATGATGTTACATTAAATGCTTCCCAAGTGATGATGCATAACAAGGCAAAAGAGACTGAAATCTCCAGCATATCAGTTTCGGCAAAGGATGAAGTATTTGATGTTCCCCTACTTGGAGAAGAAAAACACTCTGCAG GTACTTCAGAGGCAGCTTTCACATTTTCACACACGAAAGCTCTGGCTCTTGTTTCTGAACCAACGAGGCAATGTGATGATGTGGTGAAAACGGAAGGATGTAATGGATTTGCTTGTATAAGTCCATCTGCTTTACTTATCAATGGGATTGAGGATATCACTTCCAAGTGGCAGATAAAGGGGAAAAGGAACCCAAGGCAGATGAGTAAAAAACAAGAGGAAAGAAGACTTGCTTACGCCGAAGAAGCCAACAACAATTCTCTGCCTCATTGTTCTCTCTCTGATCAAAATCCACATGGTGTTCATTTCAGCGGTATGGGAAGAAATTCTCAACTGTACGACGTGAAGATCGAGGAAAAAGGCAGCTACAAACCCAGGAACGTCCCGATGATTTCCCTTATGAGTAAACTGGACGGTGAAGCTATTGTCGGTCATCCTCTAACCCTTGaagtgcttcaagatggatCGTGTGACCGCATTTTGTGCAGTCATATCAAGTCGCTTGTTGTTCCAATGGTTGCCGGTGATGCGAAGCCGAAACCATCTTGGAAGAATAAATCCAAGAAAAAGAAACCACACATTCCTCCGCACAAATCATCAAAGTCAAAGAAAGCTTCGTCCCTATCCATAAAGACAAGATGCCTCTCTGCTCTAAGTGGCAAGAAGCTGACAGTGAGTAGcaagaagaaagtgatgattgaGAAGACGAGAGAGGGGATTGTGTCTTGCATCCCTCTGAAAGTAGTCTTCAGTAGGATAAACGAAGCAGTGAAGGGGTCAGCGAGACAAGTACATAGAGCATTGCCATCTTCTGGCAATAATACTACATGA
- the LOC106396649 gene encoding uncharacterized protein LOC106396649 encodes MSYGGSSKPGRGRGGGVGGGGGGGGPGRNRNSFPPLTNRHPSPIGRMSIGGGGSSAAPRQRNTTSVKAASSSRAVEEKFSLVPRESPPAFGMIIRLTPDLVDEMKRVEAEGGAAKIKFDAFPNNSTGNIIDVGGKEFKFTWSGERGDLCDIYEEHQSGEDENGVLIEAGSAWRKLNVQRTLDESTTSQMKMRSVEAEQRTKSRKAIVLDPGNPSLKKQLARAEASPWRMSNNQKKEPPPKKRKVDPPPVPIGGPKPSFRPGVSTTSVKNRLSASPGPSPSNQYNTPSSYGTGNIAKTHADSVNVTPVNTKGRESIVASEKDLSTWERNALRDTSERQETNVNKEIDLQALLVDLLKEAPMSLKALEKAVGDRTPNASKKIEPILKKIANFQAPRYFLKPEADLDSRSSPEHQQLLPITECNRDQLPVPGVSNMETFSVCERKGEGLQECSPLPLGEHLSTQENVDIEHHSPGILHEEKRSENRNGQARSSSSDSDSDNSGSSSDSGSSSDSDASSNSKEVSDEDVDIMSDGDKEPRQTIDIEGNDSDAVDIDGHSSDEGHGSEADRKNEVGISEQEQLPSGHDKLRERENFIGQLFDDTDNTTKDSLKSDQPGISERLAKDQNQISPALEHYSQQSARERNIKSQQLPAIGKEDSQPSERKNDLQHLNASASQMIDPLKGLRKLSTEKLSRYGQMKPGDSSGKSNKHSDALGDVRKSDEDDHFPHETLSSRSGKAFRDNHRDAVHSKNKFARNKKDGESSIGPSFPSDRANRKHGELDGSEKDPKNVSGLGMGSSPLDSQRAKLPKGNGSMLQKQVSDLELGELPESLEVDTAVKELEDKTSFRQSNFKPSTSEKLGIDSDKRRSKKSSKKQALTHAGNGTKELPQQVVDDSERSQKLALQSHEQNHTGTDTENGSHYNNLEDAAYKSRQIDSRGRVVSSVEGYGETNKKTPVIKHGSKRPSTSRSSRESKRHKNATSMNGHKDATFDAEDSSYLKYEKASPDHKGPIRDHLQYKAYMQEYLDKYDDYCSINKILESYRNDFQKLGEDLKLTKGRDMVRYNKIVEDLNESYRKYGERHKRLKKVFIVLHEELKQLKERMKDYASSHGKD; translated from the exons ATGAGTTACGGAGGATCGTCGAAACCCGGTCGCGGTAGGGGTGGAGGAGTAGGAGGCGGCGGCGGTGGTGGTGGACCGGGCCGAAACCGCAATTCGTTCCCACCTCTCACCAACCGACATCCTTCCCCCATCGGGAGGATGTCCATCGGTGGTGGTGGCTCCTCCGCCGCCCCACGACAGAGGAATACTACCAGCGTCAAGGCGGCGTCGTCTTCTCGTGCCGTTGAGGAAAAGTTTAGCCTGGTTCCGAGGGAGAGTCCACCGGCTTTTGGAATGATAATACGGTTAACTCCTGACTTGGTGGATGAGATGAAGCGCGTGGAGGCAGAAGGTGGAGCCGCCAAGATCAAGTTCGATGCGTTTCCGAACAATAGCACTGGGAAT ATAATCGATGTTGGTGGAAAGGAGTTCAAATTTACCTGGTCAGGGGAGCGTGGTGATTTATGTGATATCTATGAGGAACACCAAAGTGGTGAAGATGAAAATGGTGTGCTGATTGAGGCTGGATCTGCTTGGAGAAAATTGAACGTCCAGCGAACTCTAGATGAGTCAACCACAAGCCAGATGAAGATGCGCTCAGTCGAAGCTGAACAGAGGACCAAATCGCGCAA GGCAATTGTTTTAGATCCTGGGAATCCATCATTGAAGAAGCAATTAGCTCGTGCTGAAG caagtccatggagaatGTCAAATAACCAGAAGAAGGAACCTCCGCCTAAGAAGCGGAAAGTCGATCCACCTCCAG TTCCAATCGGAGGTCCAAAGCCTTCTTTCAGACCAGGGGTTTCAACCACTTCTGTGAAGAATAGGCTTTCAGCTTCACCTGGACCATCTCCttctaatcaatacaatacCCCTTCTTCATATGGGACTGGGAATATTGCTAAAACTCATGCAGATAGCGTGAATGTCACACCAGTCAACACAAAGGGCAGAGAGAGCATTGTTGCTAGCGAAAAGGATTTATCAACCTGGGAAAGAAATGCTTTAAGGGACACATCTGAACGCCAAGAAACCAATGTTAATAAAGAAATTGACTTGCAGGCACTGCTAGTTGATCTCCTAAAAGAGGCTCCAATGAGCTTGAAG GCTTTAGAGAAAGCTGTTGGAGATAGAACCCCTAATGCGTCAAAGAAGATTGAGCCAATTTTGAAAAAA ATTGCAAATTTCCAAGCTCCAAGGTATTTCTTAAAACCAGAAGCAGATTTGGATAGCAGAAG ttcacctgaacaccagcaactgcttCCAATCACTGAGTGCAATCGCGACCAGTTACCTGTTCCAGGGGTTAGCAACATGGAGACCTTTTCTGTGTGCGAGCGGAAAGGAGAAGGTTTACAAGAGTGTTCACCTTTGCCTCTGGGAGAGCATCTGAGTACGCAAGAAAATGTTGACATTGAGCATCATTCACCTGGTATTCTTCATGAGGAAAAGCGATCTGAGAATAGAAATGGCCAGGCTCGTAGCTCTAGTAGCGACAGTGATAGTGATAATAGTGGGAGCAGCAGTGATAGCGGGAGCAGCAGTGATAGCGATGCTTCTTCTAACAGCAAGGAAGTTTCTGATGAGGATGTGGATATAATGAGCGATGGTGACAAAGAGCCCCGACAGACAATTGACATCGAGGGTAATGATTCTGATGCGGTGGACATCGATGGTCACAGTTCAGATGAGGGTCATGGTTCTGAAGCTGACAGGAAGAATGAAGTTGGCATTTCAGAGCAGGAACAACTACCTTCTGGTCACGACAAGCTACGAGAGCGCGAAAATTTTATTGGACAGTTGTTTGATGACACAGATAATACTACGAAGGATAGCTTAAAAAGTGACCAGCCTGGCATCTCTGAGAGGCTGGCCAAAGACCAGAACCAAATATCCCCTGCTTTGGAGCACTACAGTCAGCAATCAGCACGGGAGAGAAACATAAAATCCCAGCAATTGCCTGCCATAGGTAAAGAAGATTCACAGCCTTCAGAGCGCAAGAATGATTTACAACATCTGAACGCTTCTGCTAGTCAAATGATTGATCCACTAAAAGGACTTCGGAAGTTATCTACTGAAAAGTTGAGTAGATATGGTCAAATGAAGCCTGGTGATAGTTCAGGTAAATCAAACAAACATTCTGATGCCTTGGGTGATGTTCGTAAATCTGACGAAGATGACCATTTTCCGCATGAAACCCTTTCTAGTCGGTCAGGAAAGGCCTTCAGAGACAATCATAGGGATGCTGTTCATTCAAAAAATAAGTTTGCAAGGAATAAAAAAGATGGTGAGTCATCCATTGGACCTTCATTTCCTTCTGACAGAGCCAACAGAAAACACGGTGAACTGGATGGAAGTGAGAAGGATCCCAAGAATGTTTCAGGCTTGGGCATGGGTTCCTCTCCATTGGATAGCCAGAGAGCAAAATTACCTAAGGGAAATGGATCTATGCTCCAAAAACAAGTTTCGGACTTGGAGTTGGGTGAACTCCCTGAGTCATTGGAGGTAGATACAGCAGTGAAGGAACTCGAAGATAAAACTTCTTTTAGGCAgtcaaattttaaaccaagCACTTCAGAAAAGTTGGGTATTGACTCAGATAAACGGAGGTctaaaaaatcttcaaaaaaacAAGCTCTTACACATGCTGGCAATGGTACAAAAGAATTGCCCCAACAAGTTGTTGATGATTCAGAAAGATCCCAAAAGTTGGCTTTGCAGTCACATGAGCAGAACCACACGGGTACAGACACTGAAAACGGCTCACATTACAATAATTTAGAGGATGCAGCTTATAAATCAAGACAGATAGATAGTAGAGGAAGAGTAGTAAGCAGTGTGGAAGGTTATGGAGAGACGAACAAAAAAACACCCGTTATAAAGCATGGCTCCAAACGACCATCCACATCCCGCTCATCAAGGGAGAGCAAAAGACACAAAAATGCAACTTCTATGAATGGACACAAAGATGCAACTTTTGATGCAGAAGACTCTTCTTATTTGAAATACGAGAAAGCCTCTCCCGACCATAAGGGGCCTATTAGGGATCATTTGCA GTATAAAGCATACATGCAGGAATATTTGGATAAATATGATGATTACTGCTCCATTAACAAGATATTAGAGAGCTACAG AAATGACTTTCAAAAGTTGGGGGAAGACCTTAAGCTTACAAAAGGAAGAGACATGGTGAGATAtaacaaaattgttgaggacTTGAACGAATCTTATCGCAAATATGGAGAG AGGCACAAACGTTTGAAGAAAGTGTTTATTGTTCTCCATGAAGAATTGAAG CAACTGAAAGAAAGAATGAAAGACTATGCATCATCTCACGGGAAAGATTGA